The genomic DNA GCCGCCTCCGCCGCCGGTTGCGGAGTGCAACCCTGGGCCGTACATCGTGTTCTTCGAATGGGACAAGTCGGACATCACGCCTGACGCCGCCACCATTCTGGACAATGCGGTTTCGGCCTACAGCAGCTGCGGCAGCGCCCAGGTCGTCCTGGCCGGCCATGCTGACCGTTCGGGTTCGGCCTCCTACAACGTCGGCCTGTCGCAGCGCCGCGCTGATGGGGTCAAGGCGTATCTGTCGTCGAAGGGTATCCCTGACGGCGTGATCACGACCCAGGCCTTCGGTGAATCGAAGCCGCGCGTCGACACCGCGGACGGCGTTCGCGAAGTCCAGAACCGTCGCGTGGAAATCACCTACGGTCAGTAAGGCGATTTCCATCCTTCGGGATGGTTGGAAAAAAGAGGGCCGGTCGCAGGATCGGCCCCTTTTTCTATGCGTGGAATCGATGGGCAGGAATCCGCCGCCGGGACAGGCGGCGACCATGTGGGCCGCTCATGACTTTCATTAGGTTGAGGGGTGACAAATCGGTGCGAATGGGCAACAAAATTTGGCCTGCCGCGTTCGCGTAGCTATCTGGCCCCTATCTGACCCTGCCCTGGGAGTTTGTCATGAAATTTCTGCCGCTTGCCGCCGCTGTTCCGCTTGCCCTGATGATGGGTGGTTGCGCCACGACATCGGGTGTCGCCGCGCCGACCGCTTCAGCCAAACTGACCGCCGGGGACGGCGGGGCGCGCGGGACCGCGACGGTGACGCAGGTCACGGACGGCCTGCATGTGCTGGTCAAGGCGCAGGGGCTGACGCCGGGCATTCACGCGGTGCATATCCACACGACCGGCCAGTGCGTCGGGCCGGACTTCGCCAGCGCCGGCGGCCACTGGAACCCGACCGCGCGCAAGCATGGCAAGGATAATCCGGCCGGCCAGCATATGGGCGACATGCCCAATATGACCGTGGCGGCGGACGGTACCGGCGCCATCGAATATCATGTGCCGGGCGGCACGATCAGCGAGGGCGCGACGCCGTTGCTCGACACCGATGGCGCGGCGATCGTGATCCATGCGCAGGCGGACGACAATATGACCGACCCGGCGGGCAATGCCGGCGGGCGCGTGGCCTGCGGCGTGCTGGCGGCGGGCTGATATCCGCGCGCCCCGGATCGCGGTCCGGGGCGTGCGGGCCTGTCAGTCGGGCGGGGTGCGCGCGCGATAATATTCTATCGGGTGATAGGTCGCCCCGCCATGGCCGATCCGGCTTTCATAGAGGGTGAAGCCGTCGACGCGGAAAAGGGGACCGGCGAGCGCGGCGTGGCGGGCGAGAAAGGATCGATGAAGGCGCCCGCACGGCCGAACCGGGCGAGCGTGATATGGGGCAGATAGGCGCGGCCTTCCGGCTCCAGGCCGAGCGCGACGCAGGCGCGGTCGATCTTCCGGTGGAGCGCCGCGAGCGCGTCGCGCGGCTGGATGCCGGCCCAGAGCGTGTCGACCACGGACTTGCGATCGAAACTGCCGACGCCCGACAGGCGGATGTCGAAAGGGGCGAAGCGGATGCCGGTCAGCGCATCGGCAATGTCATTGGCGCCGTGGCGATCGACTTCGCCGATGAAGCGCAGGGTGAGATGCAGTTGCGCGTCATCCTGCCAGCGGGCGCCCTCCACCCCGGCCATCAGCGAGAGCAGATGCGCGCGCTGATCGGCGGGCGGGCGGATGGCGACGAACAGGCGGTGCATGGGACGGGTATAGGGGGATTTGCGGCGTTTGCGCGATGTTTTGCGAGGGGAGCGGTGGAACGGGCAATGATCGCTTCGGCTATGCTGGGCTGAGTGGGGCTGGGCTGAGTGGGGCTGGGCTGAGAGGGGAAGCGGGATGCCGGGTCAGGCCCGGCATGACGAAGGATGTGAGGCTGGTTTCGACCAATTGCTGTCGTTCAGGTTGGAAATTTCTTTCCCCACTAGCGGACATTATCAACGGCAGGCTATCCCCTGTTTTTGGTTTGCCAATTGAAGGAGGAATGGAGTTTGAAAGGCTTGAACAGCCAGCCTCTTTGGGTCCGTCTGGCTACTATAGTGATACTTTTGGTCGCTGCGGGCTACGCTCTATCGGCAAATCAACCATTGGTAGGGTTGATACTTGGCATCGCAGCCGTGGCCATCGGGGTAACTCCGAAGCCTCCACGATCCGGCTAGCGGCTGACGGCAACCGACCAATTTTTGCCGTCTAATATATGCTGCGACACTTTCAAAAGCTGACGCTCATAGTTGGGGCAAGGCTGGCGTCCCGCCGCGCAGCAAACTTCCATGCGGTGACGGCGATACTAGCGGTCAGGACCAACGTTGCAGCGGCAACGACGGCACCACACAACGCTAGAGCAATCGCTTCACCGACGTTCGTAGCGGACGACATGCTAGGCACGAGTTTGTTTACGCTACTAGCTGCGAACAACACCAATATCAGCGACCAACGATAGCCCTTAGTTGCCTTAACGATCCGCATCGGGCTTACCAACCGCGTCGAAATCGCCTGCGCTATCGGCCAAGCGGGCAGGAAAGCTACTAATAGCAAGCCCGCAAGAAACAACGCGATAACGGTCGAAATAGTCAGGCCGTCGTGAGCACCAGCGCCAGATGCATAAACCAGAACGGCCAAGCTAGATAATATCGGCACAAACGTAAGGATCGTAACGGCTGTGAACTTGACGAAGCCAGCCACGGATGATGGCTTCTCAACCATTGTCATCGTCGTAGCATATGCCGCTGCGAGCCAAGGCAATATGGCAACGGCTAGAAGGGCATAATTCCATTCGGAAAATTTCGCGCCAGCCCCCCATTGGACTAGGTCCGTGATAGCAGATAGCGCGCCCGCCATTGAGACGTAGATCAGTCCACGCTTAGGGACGGTGCCGAACTCGCCCATCGTCTGCGTGAAAAAGTCTTGGAATGTGGAACCGCCAGTCATTCACGACACATGACCGACAATGCTTTTCATCGCAATCTAGGTCGTGAACTCATAAAGCGGGGATGGCTCTTGGCCAACGGGTTTGGCTTGGCGTAGGTTTCTGACGATGGTGGACCTATGCCGATAAGTGGCTTCGACTTGATAGTCGCCGTGGCGATCATGATCGGCTTGCCGACAGCGGTCATCTTCCTGAACCGGTGGAAGCCGCGCTTAGGGTGGTGGCTGCTCGGGAGCGTCGTCGCCCTCGTCGTCATGGGTAACATCATCGAGCAGAGTGTCGGGCGGCTATAAACAAGCCTTCCCCTTTCCATCGAACAGTGATTCAGGGTTGGCATGAGCCGATATGATCTGACCGACTTCGAGTGGCGCGTGATCGAACCGCTGTTGCCCAACAAGCCGAGAGGTGTTCCGCGCGTCGATGACCGCCGAGTGCTGAACGGAATCTTCTGGGTGCTGCGGTCCGGTGCGCCATGGCGCGACCTGCCAGAGCGCTATGGGCCGCACACGACCTGCTACAACCGCTTTGTGCGATGGCGGAAGGCGGGCGTCTGGGACCGGATGATGGACGCAATCACCGCTGCCCATAAAGGCGACATCCAGATGATCGACAGCACCTTCGTTCGCGCCCATCAGCAGGCCGCAACGGCAAAAAGGGGGATCGAGATCATTGTCTCGGTCGCTCCCGAGGCGGGCTCACGACCAAAATCCACGCAGTCGTCGATGCACAAGGGCTCCCGATCCGGCTCGGCCTGACCGCTGGACAGGCGCATGACGGGCAGGTCGCTGACTCGCTGCTCAATCATCTCGGTCCGCACATGATCGTGCTGGCCGACAAGGCTTACGATGCCGACCGCATCCGCGCACTGATCGAAGAGCAAGGAGCCACACCGAACATCCCGGCCAAATCCAACCGGAAATGGAAACCCTGCTTCAGCAAGAGGCTCTACCGCGAGCGCAACCTGATCGAACGGTTCTTCTCCAAGCTGAAGCACTTCCGCCGGGTCGCCACCCGCTACGACAAGCTCGCCGCTAACTTCCTCGCCATGGTCCAACTCGCCTCAATGCGGCTCTGGCTGCGCGTCTATGAGTCTACGGCCTAGGTTCTGCGTCAGACGCTATGTCAGCTTTTGGACATCTCACTACGCCAAGCCGCCATTCCGCTCTCCACCCATCACAACCCGCAGCCCTTGTCCGGGCCGCGCAGGGGTGGCCGCAGCCTGTCCGGGGCATGACGAAGCTGTCAGGATGCGGGTTTGGCTTGAAGTGGAGGCCGCTTGCGCCGATAATGGGGTATGTCGGCGACGGACGCCGGCGAAGGAGATGATTTTCATGGCCAACTGGTCCGATCCCCGTTCCGACATTGCGGGCTTTGGCGCCGCCACTGCCGCACGCGGCGAGGCGTTCGACGCCGGGCTGCGCCGCTATATGCTGTCGGTTTACAATTATATGGCGAGCGGCGTGCTGCTGACGGGCGTCGTCGCGCTGCTGTTCGCGTCGAGCGGCATGGCCGAGACGGTATTCTACGGCCCCGGCATCCTCAAATATATCGTGATGTTCGCGCCGCTGGCCTTCGTCATGGTGCTGAGCTTTGGCATCAACCGCCTGTCGACCGTGGCCGCGCAGGGTCTGTTCTGGGCCTATGCGGCGGTGATGGGCGTGTCGCTGTCCTATATCTTCCTGGCCTATACCGGCACGTCGATCGCGCAGACCTTCTTCGCGACGGCGGCGGCGTTCGCGGGGCTCAGCCTGTGGGGCTATACCACCAAGAAGGATCTGTCGGGTTTCGGCACCTTCCTGATCATGGGTGTTGTCGGCCTGCTGGTGGCGAGCCTGATCAATATCTTCATGAAGTCGAGCGCGATGAGCCTGGTCATCAGCGGCGTCGGCGTGCTGCTGTTCGCGGGCCTGACCGCCTATGACACGCAGAAGATCAAGAGCATCTACGCCCATGTCGCGGGCACCGACATGATGGGCAAGTCGGTGGTGATGGGGGCGCTGAACCTCTATCTCGACTTCATCAACATGTTCATGTTCCTGCTGCGCCTGTTCGGCGATCGCCGCTGATCGCGACGCGCAAGCGAAACGGAAAAGGCCCGGTGGAGCGATCCGCCGGGCCTTTTTCTTTCCTGTTGGGATAGTCCAACCCGTTCGGGCTGAAAGCCTGTCGCCTATCCCTGTTTCTGCATTTCGGCGATCAGGGCGCCGTCGATCGCCTTTTGCCGCTGATAGGCGGGGCGGGTGCGCAGCCGGGCGGCATAGTCCTCGAAGGCGGGGCGGGAGGGGATGGTCTTGAAACTCAGCCCCCAGTCGATCTGTGACCCGACATAGACATCGGCGGCGGTGAACTGGTCGCCGCAAATCCAGGGGCCGCCCGACACCGCGGTTTCCAGCGCGTCGATCGTGTCGTCGAAGCTGCCATAGCCGGCCGAGCGCTCGCGGCCTTCAGGGACGACGAAACCCATCGCCCGGTTGGTGACGGCGGCTTCGACCGGGCCGGCGGCGAAGAACAGCCAGCGATAATAAGCGTGCCGTTCGGTGGGCGGCGGGGCGAGATTGGCGGCGGGGAAAGCATCGGCCAGATAGGCGCAGATGGCGGCGCATTCGGTGACGATGCGGCCGTCATGGACGATCGTCGGCACCTTGCCCATCGGGTTGATCGCGCGATAGTCGGCCGCCTTCATCGTCGTGCCATAGTCGAGCAGCACGGTTTCATAGACTTCGCCCACCTCCTCCAGCATCCAGCGGGCGATCTGCCCGCGCGACATGGGATTGGTGTAGAAGATGAGATCGAGGGTCATGGCGCTCTCCTGAATCGGGATGGGGAGGGTGGCGCAACTTGGGCGTGCGCGCCACCCCGTACCAGTCAGCAGCCCGCACCCATGGCGGCGCCGAGCATACCGCCGAGGCCGCCGCCGCATTTCTTCTTCTTTTGCCGGGGCTGCCGGGCGGAATCGTCGCCTTCATCCTCCCCGGCCTGGCTCATCATCGATCCCATGTCCGGGCCGTTCAGCATCCACATGGTGTTGGACCGATAGCGGACGCGGGTGATCCATTCGGGTTTCCAGGCGATTTTGGGATCGGCGGGGCGCGGCGGGTAAGCGAAATTCGCCTCCGGCCCATAGGCGTAGAGGCTGCCCATCAGCATCTCCGCGCCGGACTGGCCCACGGCGGCGGGGACGGTGCAACTGGTCTGGCTGGGCGGCATGACGATCTTCTGCCCGATCAGCTTCTGCACCGATCCGGGCGATATCCAGTCCCAGACCGGGCCGCCGAACGCCTGACTGGCGGAGGAAGCCCACCAGATCATGTCGCCATTCTCCTTCGCGCCGAATATCCAGGCATAATAGCCGGTCGCTTGCGGCAGCGCGTTCCAACTGAGGATCGTCGCGCCGCCGGCGATCGACCGGGCGGAGCCGGTGATGGCGGGCATGAAATCCTGCTTCAGATTGAAGGCGATGTCGGGGCTGTAATTGCCGGCGATGCGATGATCGCCGAGCAGCGAGGCGTTGGCCGGGACCATCTTGCGGGTCTGGCCATTGGGCCAGTCGCCATAGGTTTTGCTGTTCGACGCGCGGACCTGCCATTCCTGCGGGATGGATGCACCGGTCATGTAGAGGCCGGGGGGCATCTGACCCTTCGCCACCTTGGCGAAATCGATGATGACGGGCTGGCCCGCGCCGGGCGTGGCGCCGCAACCCCAGTAGAGGAGCAGGCGGCCTTTGGGCTTTTCGCCGGGCATGGCCTGTTCCTCGCTGGGGGCGCTGCGCGGGGTGACGAGCGGGACCGACGCGCCAAGGCCCGCGCCGGCGGGCAGGAAATGCTGCGCGGCGGGCGCGCCGCTTGTCGGCGCGCGGGTGGAGCCGAGGCGCAGGACGAGTTCATGCATCGCCTGCGGGCGGCCGCCGCCCATCATCATCCCCATGGCCGCGCCCATGCCGCCGCCGCCCTGACCCATGGCGGCCATGCCCGACATGGTGCCGGCGTCGATCGTGTAGCGGGCGACGGGGCCGCCGGCCTGCTGGCTGGCGCCGGGCGCGGCGAGGATTGTGAGGGATGCGAGAAGGGTTGCGCCGCGAACGGGGCGCGAAGTCAGAAAGTTGCGCACTACATCTGTTCCTTGATCGTTGCGGAAGAGATGCGACCTTTTTTCTGGGATGGGGGTGTGTAGCAGAGATGGAGGGAGTGGGGGAGACCATTCTTGGTCTGGATTTGAGAGCAAACGGAATGCTAAGCCTAAGCGATGGCAATTCCAGATTATCAAACCCTGATGCTTCCAGTGCTACGCGTAGCGCAAGAAGGGGAGGTTCGAGTTCCATCGGTCGCCGACGTTATTGCGGATGGATTTGGATTATCTGATGCCGAGAGAGAAGAGATGTTGCCTAGCGGTAAGCAGCGTGACCTGCCCCCCGAAAGGTCCCTC from Sphingobium sp. CAP-1 includes the following:
- a CDS encoding winged helix-turn-helix domain-containing protein produces the protein MLPVLRVAQEGEVRVPSVADVIADGFGLSDAEREEMLPSGKQRDLPPERSLILM
- a CDS encoding superoxide dismutase family protein, giving the protein MKFLPLAAAVPLALMMGGCATTSGVAAPTASAKLTAGDGGARGTATVTQVTDGLHVLVKAQGLTPGIHAVHIHTTGQCVGPDFASAGGHWNPTARKHGKDNPAGQHMGDMPNMTVAADGTGAIEYHVPGGTISEGATPLLDTDGAAIVIHAQADDNMTDPAGNAGGRVACGVLAAG
- a CDS encoding glutathione S-transferase family protein; its protein translation is MTLDLIFYTNPMSRGQIARWMLEEVGEVYETVLLDYGTTMKAADYRAINPMGKVPTIVHDGRIVTECAAICAYLADAFPAANLAPPPTERHAYYRWLFFAAGPVEAAVTNRAMGFVVPEGRERSAGYGSFDDTIDALETAVSGGPWICGDQFTAADVYVGSQIDWGLSFKTIPSRPAFEDYAARLRTRPAYQRQKAIDGALIAEMQKQG
- a CDS encoding IS5 family transposase (programmed frameshift); this encodes MSRYDLTDFEWRVIEPLLPNKPRGVPRVDDRRVLNGIFWVLRSGAPWRDLPERYGPHTTCYNRFVRWRKAGVWDRMMDAITAAHKGDIQMIDSTFVRAHQQAATGKKGDRDHCLGRSRGGLTTKIHAVVDAQGLPIRLGLTAGQAHDGQVADSLLNHLGPHMIVLADKAYDADRIRALIEEQGATPNIPAKSNRKWKPCFSKRLYRERNLIERFFSKLKHFRRVATRYDKLAANFLAMVQLASMRLWLRVYESTA
- a CDS encoding Bax inhibitor-1/YccA family protein; protein product: MANWSDPRSDIAGFGAATAARGEAFDAGLRRYMLSVYNYMASGVLLTGVVALLFASSGMAETVFYGPGILKYIVMFAPLAFVMVLSFGINRLSTVAAQGLFWAYAAVMGVSLSYIFLAYTGTSIAQTFFATAAAFAGLSLWGYTTKKDLSGFGTFLIMGVVGLLVASLINIFMKSSAMSLVISGVGVLLFAGLTAYDTQKIKSIYAHVAGTDMMGKSVVMGALNLYLDFINMFMFLLRLFGDRR